Proteins from a single region of Vairimorpha necatrix chromosome 6, complete sequence:
- a CDS encoding reverse transcriptase domain-containing protein, with the protein METKVLINNKDSLSWEYIYRALRNVKCENVPRYTEVARGEQMEVDAIRRKVSQKKNWKMEKKEKIRFNDTRVTLKAASLNNSEAKFKVLIDTGADLNLIRPELLLNKTIVSPSKQQLRAANGSKIKIIGETVAKIKIEGMIFEDNFIITRDITIPCIIGHGLLDKYKVTLKFGDNRMELKSVLMAKGKAIVIQLGGAKEDIASKIVKEYLDLGIIRPSESAWRSPIIIVPKRMGLTCYVWTIEG; encoded by the exons ATGGAAACAAAAGTGTTAATAAACAATAAGGATTCTTTATCATGGGAGTACATTTACAGAGCTTTGAGGAATGTGAAATGCGAAAATGTACCAAGATATACAGAAGTAGCGCGAGGAGAGCAAATGGAGGTGGATGCGATTAGGAGAAAGGTATCCCAGAAAAAGAATTGGAAAATggagaagaaagaaaaaattag ATTTAATGACACTAGAGTAACACTTAAGGCCGCATCATTGAATAATTCTGaagcaaaatttaaagtacTGATCGATACAGGAGCAGATTTAAATCTGATTAGACCAGAATTGTTactaaataaaactattgTTAGTCCGTCAAAACAACAACTTAGAGCAGCGAACGGGtcaaagataaaaattattgggGAAACGGTAGCTAAGATTAAAATAGAAGGGATGATTTTTgaagataattttattataacaaGAGATATTACAATTCCATGTATCATAGGACATGGGCTACTTGATAAATACAAAgtaactttaaaatttggaGATAATAGAATGGAGCTTAAATCCGTGTTAATGGCAAAGGGTAAAGCCATAG TTATACAATTAGGTGGCGCAAAAGAGGACATAGCCTCTAAAATAGTAAAAGAATATCTGGACTTGGGAATCATAAGGCCAAGTGAAAGTGCATGGAGAAGTCCAATTATTATTGTTCCAAAAAGAATGGGGCTCACATGTTATGTGTGGACTATAGAAGGCTGA